TTCGGTACATCTGGGAGCTTTTCTCCTAATTGTTTAACCTAATAAATTATCGTCGTATGATGTACACCTTTCACCCGTTCTATTCCACGAAAACCCATACCATTCAGGTACATTTTTAAGCATTCATGTTTCAGTTCCTCTGAGTATCCTTTGGGCGGATCATACACGTCGATAAATTGGCGATCGCACTTTGTACAAATGTGATTTTGTTTACCTCGGCGTTTGCCATTCTTTCTAATTTTCGTAGACCCACAGTATGGACATTGCACAGTATACGACCTCAATTCATCCCTCTATTATGCAACGCCAGTTTTCAGTTTATAAGTCTGTATTGCCAAAGACTCTAGACGTTAGCTAATGCTGCTCCTGGCACTAATTCTACTTTCACCCAACCTGGTTGCCTTTGGTCAAATGCCTTATACGCATCAATAACGGACATTAGCGGTTCGACTTGGGTTAAAACTTTTGTCGGGTCTACTGTGCCATTACGAACTAAATCTACTAACGTTGGAATATATTTGCGGTGATTACAATTTCCCATATTGATAGTCAAATTCTTATTCATCGCCATACCGATGGGAAAGAAATTGTGGCTTGGGGGATATACTCCAATAATCGAGAGTGTACCAGCTTTAGCTAATGCCTGAACTGCCCACTCTAAAACTTGAGAAGGCGCATTCCCTGGATGCCAATTGCCATTTTGTGGATTGGTTTGCGGAGCAATTTGCTGTAACTGCTGTTGAAATTGTTGTGCTTCTTGTCGTGCTTTTTCTGCGGCTGGGCCACTATCAGGAGCATTAGCATCTACACCAACAGCATCAATGACTCGGTCTACGCCAACTCCTCCAGTGAGTTCACGAATCACCTCGATTGGATCTTCGGCATTGTAATCGATGACTTCTGCACCCAAATCACGCGCCATCTCTAAGCGTGATGGGATTGTATCTACTGCAATAATGCGTCCTGCACCAAACAGTCTGGCACTAACAATGGCAAACTGACCAACCGGGCCACAACCAAAAATGGCAACTGTATCTCCTGGTGTGATCTCTGCAATATCGGCTCCAAAGTATGCTGTAGGAAAGATGTCAGACAGCAAAATTGCTTGGTCGTCTGTGACTTCTTTTGGTAGCTTAACTAACCCTGCATTGGCATAAGGAATTCGCGCATATTCTGCTTGCAAGCCATCGAAGGGGCCTGCTGCTTCTGGGCCTCCGAAAAAGGCTGTCCCAGCGTTGTGTCCGTGGGGATTGGCGTTATCACATTGAGCATGGTATCCGCTCCGACAATAAGAACAGTAACCACAGGCAATTGTTGAGGGAATAACGACGCGATCGCCTACCTTAAAATTCCGTACATTAGAACCAATCTCTTCAATAATTCCAACACCTTCATGCCCTAGAATTGTGCCGGGTTTCATGCCTGTGAATGTTCCCCGAATCATGTGTAAATCTGTGCCGCAAATAGCACTAGAAGTCAGTTTAATAATGGCATCAGTGGGGTCTTTAATTTTCGGTTCTGGTACGTTATCTAGTCTAATGTCTCCAATTCCGTGAAAAACTACTGCTTTCATGGTGAATGCTCCTAACTTATAAAGTTTGCTTCTTAAAAAAACTAAAAAATCTAGTAACTGTGATGTTGAGTTACTACAAAATAAAACTGAATATTTAATAAAGTTAGAAACATCTTATCCAAATTAAAATTTTTGATGGATAAATTAGAAAAGTATTGAGTTGATTTTGAGCTAGATGACATACGCACTTAGAAACTATAGTATCGATATCACCATAGTTTCTTATCGTCCTCTAGAAGGATATAAGTTATAAAACACACGGATAGTTATCTCAATTAAACTTTTGTGTAAGAGGATTCACTAAAGCTTTATTGGTGACTATCACTACTTTCTCTAATTGTCTTCTCAAACACAACCTATTAAATGAAATTTATCTAATTTAACTCTATCTTTAGTATTGTTTTATTTAAAATGTAATATGTACATCACAATTATATATGTGAATAACAAAATTAATTGAAATCACTTTTGTTATCTCAATGCCCCAATAGTTTTATGTTTTTATAAAAGCTAATTTTAAATTAGGAAGACTACAACATTTATGTTATATAAATAAAAAATAGAACAAGTTAATTTTAAATAATATTTTTCCTCAAACCTCCACTTCAAAAAATTTGTTTTCTTACTACGGTGGAGAATTAGTAGGCTTTGTTGCATGAAAGGAAAAAAGGACACTCCAATCCGAATTCAGGATAGGAATTAGCCTTCGACTTTATAAGAGTCAGGCTTACCTAACTGGATCATGCGATTCAGGGCAGCACATTGTAAAAATAACTCGACAGCTTGATTGTCAAAAAAGCGTCGTCTTAACTTGCCACCAAAGATGATCTTGAGCCGAAATATAGCAGTCTCAGACAAAGAGCGGCGATGATACCTGCTTTCAAGTTTCCATTGCTTGCGTCCAACTTGATGTATTCGACGCAGATTCTCATCCCTAGGATACGGCGGTGCTTGAGTGTTTGAGGGAAGTTGAATTTTGGCGTTACTGCGTGGTGGAATTATCGCCCTCGCCCCATGTTGTGAAATGGTGTCATAACAACCTTTTGTGTCATAGCCACCATCACCGGATACTTGCTCTATCGGTTGATCAATCTGCTCCAATATGTCAGGCAGTACCTCGCAATCAGCCATATCATTAGTCGTCACCACTGCACCCAGGATTTCGCCACTGCCCTCATCAACTCCTAAATGCAACTTCCGCCACGTCCGTCTTTTACCTACTCCATGTGTGCGGACTTTCCATTCACCTTCACCGTACACTTTCACACCAGTTGAATCCACTACTACATGGACAGCCTCATCTTTTGGCACTACAGGTAGTTTCACCAACAACTTGCTTAAACGACGAGATAGCGTTGAATGGTCTGGTACTTCTAGCTCAATTCCCATGAGCGTGAACAGCGATTCTAAAAACCCCTCTGCTTGTCGCCCTGGTAAATGAAACACCGATTGAATTGTTCCCATAGTGGCGATCGCCACGTCACTATAATAATTCGATGCTCCTTTTTTCCCAGTTTTCTGCTGGTTGCGCCACTGCTCTATTATCTCTTCGTTTACCCAGAAAGTTATACTGCCTCGAAGCTTTAATGCTGCATCGTAAGCGTTCCAATTCTTAACTTTGTACTGAGCTTTCGTCTTCATCGTTGGACTAGGCAGTGAGAGAACATAGGCGATAAATAAAATTTACCATTTTGCCTATTCACGCAACAACGCCGAATTAGTATATAAATACGGTGTGTACAGCAAGCCTCCTGCATAAATAAAGGCAGAAGGCAGAAGAAATGAAATATTAGTAGGACTATTCCATATTTGGTTTCTCGTCAAATTGCACCATCATCAAAACAGCTGGCGCATCACCTACTGTTCCAGATAGGTGGCCTTTATGGCCTTGTGCGTCTTCTTTTGTTTCCTGGTCTCCTCCAAAGGAAATTTCACCAGCCCCCATCTCTACTCGTTGACCATCCATAGTCTCGACAAACCAGCGTCCTGACAGCGGAACAATCCACTGCGGCTTCGGATTTTCATGCCATTTTCCTACCCATCCTACTGGTAAAACAGTATACGTAATTGTAGCTCCATACTGTTTTAATTTAGACATCCATTGAGGAGCCGTATCTGGTGCTATACCTTTTTGAGTAAAGTCCTCAATTTTATGACGGGACTGGTGGCTTACACCATCATTATCAGTCCAGACATGCCAGTATTCAAGTGTTGGTTTTTGCGATTGATTATTCTGCATAGAAATTGTTCTCCGTAGTTGGTAGTACTAATGTTTTAGCGCCAGCGTTCTCAACTTTTTAACGTGCACCTTCTAGTCCATCTCGGCTACGTGCGACTAATGCTATGTGCGCCCCTCGCTTAGCAAATGCTCGGACTGTGATTTTTCCTATCCCGGCAGAGGCTCCGGTAATCTACAAAAGATGGAACAAGCAAGGGCAACAGAAGTGTAAGAACATGATGATGAAGCTGCATCTAAACCACAGGTGATCGCGATCGACTTTGGTGACGCATCCGGTAGTAGCCGACTCA
This window of the Nostoc sp. HK-01 genome carries:
- a CDS encoding transposase; amino-acid sequence: MKTKAQYKVKNWNAYDAALKLRGSITFWVNEEIIEQWRNQQKTGKKGASNYYSDVAIATMGTIQSVFHLPGRQAEGFLESLFTLMGIELEVPDHSTLSRRLSKLLVKLPVVPKDEAVHVVVDSTGVKVYGEGEWKVRTHGVGKRRTWRKLHLGVDEGSGEILGAVVTTNDMADCEVLPDILEQIDQPIEQVSGDGGYDTKGCYDTISQHGARAIIPPRSNAKIQLPSNTQAPPYPRDENLRRIHQVGRKQWKLESRYHRRSLSETAIFRLKIIFGGKLRRRFFDNQAVELFLQCAALNRMIQLGKPDSYKVEG
- a CDS encoding IS1 transposase; translated protein: MQCPYCGSTKIRKNGKRRGKQNHICTKCDRQFIDVYDPPKGYSEELKHECLKMYLNGMGFRGIERVKGVHHTTIIY
- a CDS encoding alcohol dehydrogenase — translated: MKAVVFHGIGDIRLDNVPEPKIKDPTDAIIKLTSSAICGTDLHMIRGTFTGMKPGTILGHEGVGIIEEIGSNVRNFKVGDRVVIPSTIACGYCSYCRSGYHAQCDNANPHGHNAGTAFFGGPEAAGPFDGLQAEYARIPYANAGLVKLPKEVTDDQAILLSDIFPTAYFGADIAEITPGDTVAIFGCGPVGQFAIVSARLFGAGRIIAVDTIPSRLEMARDLGAEVIDYNAEDPIEVIRELTGGVGVDRVIDAVGVDANAPDSGPAAEKARQEAQQFQQQLQQIAPQTNPQNGNWHPGNAPSQVLEWAVQALAKAGTLSIIGVYPPSHNFFPIGMAMNKNLTINMGNCNHRKYIPTLVDLVRNGTVDPTKVLTQVEPLMSVIDAYKAFDQRQPGWVKVELVPGAALANV